ATTCTCCCGGTGTTATATTTTTAAAAAGAAAGCGTCCATCCAAATCCGTTGTCTCCAGACGCTCTAACTGTTTCATATAGATTTCCGCATCAACTACGGGAACTCCTTCCGTATCCACAATTGTACCGGATAAATTAACTTGTCCGAATGCTGAAAATGTTATTAAAAACAATAGTATGTAGCTATATTCCCTTAATTTCATCTTTAAATGGTGTTATCCAGTTTTTATGTAAAAACGATTCCTTTTGACTTGTCAAATCTATTTTGGGGTCTATGAATTGCGTACTTAACCTTCCATTGAGACTCACCTTACAATCCACATAAACCTCAACCGACTTATGGCCATCCTTCTCAAAATGATTTTTTAAGAAATGGGCATATTCCAAAATAAAATCCGGTTGAAATGCCATTTGTTTTTCCTGAAAAGGGGTCAAAAAATCGGAGTTGTTCACATAGAACCAGCGTCCTGTGTCCCCATTGACAATCTTAAACTGTGCGTAGCCTGTCTTCTCCATTAGCATAACTCTCCATGAAAACCTGTACCCTTCCTCGGTCCAAAAAAGTTCCCCGGGATAAAGAAGATATCTAAAAGGAAATGTCAATTGAATTATGAAGAAAATTGAAATTAACCCCAAAACAAATTTTCTCCTTAATGGTGATCGGTACTTGAATGCCATATTATTTTTAAAACGACCTACGTCAATTTTGAAAATTTTTGCCACTCCGTTGAGGATTCTTTGGTGAACATCCGCATCAAAAAATATGAGTGCTGACACAATCATGATGTAGGGAAACATACCGATGGGAAACAAAACCCGTGTAAGCACATGAAAGATAATGACCAACAAAAATGCATAAGGGCGGGTCCTTTTCACCAATAGTAAAAACGGTATGGCCAAATCGTATAAAGCCCCGGACCAACTGAACGCATATTGTACCCATTCCTGCCCCAACAAACCCCCTATATACGGTATATCAAATTTTGATGGCAACCATATTTTTAAGGGCATGGCCTTGAGCAACCAATCCGAATTCAGCTTGGCAAGACCGGCATAAAAGTAGACAATGCCTAAGAGTAATTTTATGCTATTTACCGACCATGCCGGTATATATTGAAAGGCCTTAGTCCTATTTCTCCAAGCATCTACCGAAAAATAGGTGTTCGCCGGTAGAAAAATCATCAAAAAACTGAGGATACTGATGAAATAATAATGGTTCAAGTAAGTGGTCTTGTCCATCAGCTCTATATAAGTAAAACTTAAAAAGAAAATAACGATTGCCGTTTTATACCGATAACCCAAGGCGACAAAGAATGCCGAAACCCCGCAGACTATAAAAAGTAAATACGTTAAATCACCCAGGGGTTTTATCCATTCAAATCCATAATAGGAAAAAAAGAATTTGGGTTGGATGTACAGTTTATCGATCCATCCATTGGCCCAAAATCTTATGATACTAAAAAGCATCATGAAACCAAAAAAAATACGAAAGACCGCCAAAGGGGCGGCCTCCATAGGAGCTTTAATATATTTCTCAATAATCGATCCCATTAGTCACCGTCTGCGTCCACAAAATCGATACTGATACTCATAGCAGAAACCATATCCACCTTTAACAAAGGAACCGCTTTTTGCACTTCATCATAGGCAAGCAACATATCGGTCGGGGGATTATTATTCTCAATCTCACCTCTAAATGTCGACAGACCCAGAACAGCCTCTCTGGCCAAATCAAACTGTTTGTTTATCAATAGGGCTAGGTCCTCTCCGTTTTTAACTGAATTTAATTCGTCCAGATAAGTGGCCAAGCTTTCACCGTTCCCATTGGTACCAAAAGATTTACCGTTAAAAAAATTTTGAACAGCATTCAGTCCTTCCAAAAACAAGGTTTTGGAAATATCGCCTTTATAATAGGCCTCAACATTTTGAGGCAAAGGGCTACCCGAAAATACCCCAAGTGGTATACCCATTTTACCCGCTCTTAGATATTTTTCAAAGTAGAAAATATAATCATTGACCAACCTATCCACAGAAGCTGTTGCAGATGCACCGTCATTGGCGACGAAGGTATCCCTATAACCGCCTGTCCATTCGCTTAAAACACTATCAGTAAGATTTACCATGTCATCTACTACGGAATTTAAATAAGCGAAAAGTGGTTCTTTTTCCGTGCCATTATAGCGAGTAACAATGGCGGCATCATTTTCCCCCAGGCCATTAATAAGATAATCCAAGGCGGGGAAACCTTTTGCATCCCTATTGGAGGAAAGTGAAAGATCGTAATTATCATTAATGATAAAACTTTCTATCTTTTCGCTATCCGTAGGATAAATATTCATGTTCAATTGGTAACCAACACTTTCAGCTGGACCAATTTCAAACATGGCCACATGCTGCCAAGTCGTATAAGCCGCAATCCATGATGAGCGCAATTCAATGAGGTTAGTTTCATTCACATCGGATTGGTAGGCCTCCAAAGAAGCTTTTAAGGTTGCCAAATCCGAAGAGAATTCGGTATAGGAGGGTATAATTATATTGTCCGCCCAATTAACGAGCATACTACTTCTTTCAAACATCTCCCCTTCTCCAGGCGATGGGTTCGGTTCTCCCTCTCCTATGCTATCATCCGAGCATGCCCCTATTATGGCAAGGATACATATTATACCAAAGAATTTTTTCATCATAACGTTTAACTATAATCTTAGTATTGAAAAAACTGAATTAAACTTATTTCTTTTTATTCTGCGGCCTGTGCTACCGTAAAGTCAAACCTAGCGGCGATTGCCTCAGAAATTGTATCCAAAGTATCTGGGGTTACATCCCAAAGTCCGTTTTCACCATCTTCCAAAAGACTGGTCAAAAAAGCTTCGGTTTCCGATTTTGAAAAATAAGGCTCCCCGGTATTTGGCTTCCTAGTAAATTGGAGACTATAGATGAAACCATAGGCTTCTGAAAGGGAATGAAAAGCTCCACCATAGTTGGGAGTTTCCAAGGATAATTTTGATTTGCCTCCTTGCAAGTAATAAATGGCACGTATGGCGATTACTTTTGAAATATTCTCCCTAATGATATTGGCCTGTTGATCCCTTACATCATATTTTTTGGCGACGATAGCCGCACGACCAAGCTTAAAGGCTTGGAATATTTCATCCGCGATTCCAGAAAAATCATCATCGGAATCTGCTCTTTCAATGTACTCGTTCAAGAAACTGTCAGCTCCTAAATCTGCATTCGGATTAGAGGGATCCGCATTTAGACCGTAAGCGTATCCGTAAGCTTCATCCCATTTATGCTCCATCGTGGTGTAGGGTTTACCTTCTTCTACAACTCCCTCGTCATTGTTATCAATATTTTCACCCTCGTCCAAAACCGATGGACTTAAGTAATTGTTCAACATCTGGTCCGCCATTAAACTACCGATCAATGATTTGGCAAATAGCTGGTTGTATTCCAAACCTTGACCACTTACATACCTAGTCCGCTCCCCATCCGCTATTTGTCCTGCCGTACCTGCTGCAGCGGCTACTTCCCAATTTGGATATACCTCGTTAACCTGTGCACTAATGAAGCCATCCACCTTTGTTCTAATCAAGGCTTGATCCGTAGCATTGGTAGAAAAATAATCTGCCGAAGCTGCAACCTTACTCCGTAAACTTTTATCAGAAGCATTTAAGGAGGCATCCTCAAAGTCGTCCGCGCCTTCCTCATGTGCGAACATACCTGTTAACTTTTGCAATGAATTAGTTGGAACATTAAAGGTGGAAAGTAGTTCCTGCCCCATTTTAATTCGGGTTGTTTGACCATCAAAGCTTACCGTATTTTGACCGTCCCTAGTAAAAACATAATTTGTTGGGTTTTCAATTGCTGTTTCACAGGGTGCACAACTACCTCCGCAATCAACTCCCGTTTCATCTCCGTTCATAACACCATCTGCACAGGTTGTTATATCTATACCGTCGTCATCCGAGCTACAAGAGATAAAAAAAATACCTGTAAAGAGCATTAATGAATATGTAAATTTCCTCATCTGATTTTATTTAAGTTTATTTAGACTTGTTTTAAATAGAGTTGCAAACCTAATACAACTTTTAAAAAAACACAAGGTTATTTGTAATAAATCTAAATAAAATTAATTATGAGATTCAGAAGGCGTGAAGATGCCTAGAAAGAACTAGTGGGCTCTTCTTGGCAAGTGTCTCTTGGAGTTAGAGTTACAAAAAGATAATATTGAAAGACAATACTATTGCTATTCCGCAGAAATCCTGTTCTCAAATAGGAATACCCCATTTTTGTTAGATATTACTATATCCGCTTTTCCATTGCCGTTAACATCCCGAGCTACAATGTTAAGTCCGGCCCCGGAATCATCGTCCAAAATATGCTCCTTAAAGTATGGTGCAATTCCCGGGGTAAACTCAAACCATAACAAGTATGGAGTATCGGCATCTCCTTCATCCCTACCGTTGTGCGCCAAAAAACGCTTGCCTGTAATATAATCTTCCTTGCCATCACCATTAAGGTCGGCCATTATAGAAGAATGTGTCTGGGCGGTGGTTTCGCTCATCAAATGAGTATTAAAGCTACCGTCCTGAAGCTGCTCATGCCACCAGATTCCCAATTTATGGGCCGATGCACTTACGACATCCTGCTGGCCATCGCCGTTTACATCCAATACCTGCATATGGGAACAAGGTTCCCCCAAGCTTGTTTTATGAAATTTCCAGTCCCCGGATGATTTATTCTTTTTTCCCTCAAACCAACCATCTGCAATTACCACATCCTTTATACCGTCTTTATTCAGGTCCCCATATCCTATTCCATGCGAATACCTGTCCGTTCCAGGAACATTTTCAGCACTTAAGGCATGTCTTTTCCACTCTTTTTCTCCACTTTTCAAGGGTGCTTGCAGCCATACAATTTGCTTTTTTTCTACGTCCCCACATAAGATATCCAAGCGACCATCCCCATCTATGTCCACAAAACCGGGTGATTCATTAGCTATACCCATGGAATCGGCAATCATATGTTTCTCCCACTGCTGATTTTCTACCTTGGGGTTTTCAAACCAAAAACCTGCCTTTCCCGGATAATCAATAATAACCACATCGTCCCATCCATCTAAATTTACATCCATTCCCAAATTTAGAAACGACTCGCTATACTCTTCATAGGGATCAAATACTCTTGAAGGTGCCAACTCATGTTTTTCCCAATTTGGAGCTTCAAACCAATAGTACCCGGCAATAATATCTAAAAGGCCATCTTTGTTTAAATCGGCAACCGCCACACCCTCAGATATAAAATCCCGTGTCAATACCGTTTTCTTAAAATTACCTTCTTCAACATTCTGTCCAAATAGGGAACACGTAGCTATCATACAAAACAACCCGAATTGAAGCATGGCAAACGTTACTTTTTTCATCTTTTATTATTCTTTTTAGATATTATTCGGTCAATAGGGAATCGATCATACTACTATGCGCTATGGCTTTTTCCGAATTTTTATTTTTAAATTTTGTCAATATACTTTTTGAGGTAACACTCTTATCGGAGGCAATCTTTCTAAGGGTATATTCCAGTATCGTACTGAATTTGGATTTTTCCGCCAAATCAAGCATCCTTTCCGCATCTAACTCTGTCATGGGTTCCGCGGCATACCAAAGCATTAAGGGAAGATTGTGATCGTCTACATCCTCTTCACGCTGTAGCAATGCTCCTAAAATCTCCCAGCGCTTGGATTCTTCCATACGTTGCATTGCCGATGCAAGGTACAATCTCACTAAGGGGGATTCATCTTGTTTTGCCATATCGACAAAAACTTGTAAGGTTTCATCCAAAACTTTTTTGTCCTCCATGGCAAGTTGTACCGTCCAGCTTCTCATATATTCATCCTGATCACCTAAAAGCTCATTTACGTAATTTTCATCCAAACCATTGGTTACATGAAGTGTCCAAAGTGCCCTCAACCTTTTGGTAATATCAGGGTTTTCATCTATAATTTTCTTTAGTGCCGTATGGATTTCCGGATTGCCTCCACGCTCCTGCAAAATAGTCCTTGCTTGGCGAACGTACCAATCATTACCATGTAACTGATAATTTACCAATTCCATATCCGAAGCCTTGTATAAATCTTCTTGAACCCATTTATCGTTATTGTGGGAAATTTTAAAGATACGTCCCAAAGTTTTGTCATGAACATCAGGATTTGGGCTATGACATTGATTCTGGTCGTACCAATCGATTACATATACGGATCCACTGGCATCATATTTAAAATTCAGCCACTGCGACCAAGAGTCGTTCATGATTATAAAATCCTTTCTATGCGATGCCACGTAACCCGAACCTTCCCTTGTAAGCTGGTCGTTGTTCATAATGGCTCCGTTAATATTGTTCATGAATATGGTATTGCGATATTCTTTGGGCCAAGTATCTCCCCCTAAATAAATCATAGCTCCTGCATGGGCATGTCCGCCACCGGCAGCGGCCGACCTAAAGTTACCGGCATGAGGCCCCCTATCACCTAAATAATGCCTATGATCGGCAATAGTTTTTATATCATCATAGGTATATGGGTTAAAATGCTCGCCCCCTTGGCGCTCGTACCTTGCACCTTGAATAACGTGGTACATATGAGGAATAACACATACCGTAATAAAGGGGTGACCGTAATCATTAAAATCAATTCCCCAAGGATTGCTTGTGCCATGGGAAAACACCTCAAATTCATGCCTTGTTGGGTGATATCTCCATACGGCAGCATTCACTTTTGTTCTTTCGTCCTCCGGTGTCCCCGGTTTTCCCACCTTAGAATGTGTAAAAACCCCATGAACCCCGTAAAGCCAACCATCCGGTCCCCAACGGAGATTGTTCAACACCTCATGTGTATCATCCAAACCCCAACCATCTAGCAATATTTCCGGTTCTCCTTTAGGTTCATCATTTTCAAAATCGGTAGGGATAAACATTAGATATGGTGCGGCTCCCAACCAAACACCACCCATACCCACTTCAATACCACTGGCCATATTGAGGCCTTCCATAAACACCTTTCTTTTATCCAAAGTACCATCGCCATTGGTATCCTCAAAAATAAGGATACGGTCCCTGCCCTTGCCTTCCTCTGCCGGAACAGGATATGTATGACCTTCAACTACCCAAAGTCGTCCGCGAGCATCTATGGTAAAGCTTATGGGACGTACCACATCCGGTTCGGCGGCAGCAAGAGTAATTTCAAACCCGGCGGGCAAGGTCATGGCCTTTGCCGCCTCCTTACCCGAAAGACCAGCGTTGATTATTGGGTCTAATGGCGGCATTACAATAATATCCTCCTGTTTCAATTCATTATCAAATTGGGGTCTCACCGGATAAAACAAAAAATCGTCAAAACTAATATGGGCCAATTCATCCGGTCCGATGTAGGGTATCGGAGAAAGTCCAGTCTCATTATCTATAATCCGAATAAATATTTCCCTATCCAGATATTCGGTCAAATCAACCACTACTGGTTGCATATTGGTCCTTCCCTGTCCGGTTGTTTTAAAGATTACTTTATCATCATCCTTGGAAACCAATTCTACCCTTGTTTCCTCCATAGCTCCACCGGAAACCTTAAAGGAGGCGAAGGGATGTATGACCGTAAAAGGTATCGAAGTCAATATCCCTGTTTTTTCAGAATCTTTGGTGCCTCCGCTACTTACAAAGTAATCGCCGTCAAACCCAATCTTGGTGTTTAGCTTATGAATGGAATCCGCTCTGGTAAATAACGGATTTTTAAAGGCATCGCCCTGGCCTTTCCAATCACTCAAATTTCCTCTTTCAAAGCCAACATTTATCGGTTTTCCATTTTTAAAAGGAACTATGCCGGCAATCACCGATGTGCTAAAATTACCATCCACTATCTTGAATTCGCCAACCATTCCTGCAGCACGGTGACCCGGAACGGTGCAGAAATACGTGTCGTCAGAATCTGCCCAAAATGTAATACTGGCACTCTCTCCAACTTCGTTCAAGGTTTTACTTGTTATTCCCAAGTTTTCCATGGATATGTCATGCGTCATATTCTCCATGTTGATAATCGTAATACGAACGCGGTCCCCTTTATTGGCCTTTAGAATTGGATTTCGTGTACCATCAGGTGCAAAATATCCCAACATGCTTGCCTCCAATGTATATTCCCTATTGATTACCGTAGAATCCCTTTCTACACTTTGGACGATTTTCTCTTTTCCTTCATTCTGCTTGCAGGAAGCTACGAACACAAAAGCCAGAACCACTTTTATGTACAGCCTTGCCATTTTATGTTTTTTCATGAATTGTTTTAGTTAGGTTGGGTGTTATTTAATTCTTGAATGGTAATCTCCTTAACGTGTACTTGAGCTTTTCCACCTCCATGAATTTGAATTCCAATCAAACCGGTTTGCGGTATGGTTTCATCTGCTTCTGTATAATCTATGGACTGATGTCCATTAATATAAAGTCGTATTCTTCTATTCTCTGCCCTAATCTCATAATCGTTCCAATCGTTAATTTTGATCCATTCTAACACCTGTGCAGAATCTGGTGCCACCAAAGTCCTGTTTCTTCGGGACTCATCGTAAAGACTTATCCAATACCCCTCTCCAAAGTCGGCCTGATATCCAATCATTTCATAATCCGGATCAGACATCCTTTTGCTCCGAAATTGGATTCCTGAGTTCACAAAACCTTCCTCCCCAAGAAGTTTTATCTTAAGCTTCAAAATGAAATCATCAAAAGTATCCTTTGTGACCAAAAAATAATTATGATCCACTGTTTCAGTTAAGGAACCCCCAACGATTTCTTCATTTTCAATGCGCCAAATATTTAGCGTATCACCTTCCCAACCATGGAAATTTTCACCATTGAAAAGTGTTGTAGTATAATTAGAAGGTGAATCTTGACAAGATGCCAAAAGAAAAAAAAGAAATATCGCAATATACTTTTTCACTAATACTATGAAATTCAAATTCTTAGAAGTAAAGTACAAAAATTATTCTAGTGATTGTATGGCGCTATGCTGACAAATTAAAAATTATAGACTTAATGAAGAAGAGGTACTGTGAAATAGGGTAGAATCAGTGATATTTTGAGAACAATTCGGTCGCCTTATTGTAAGCGGCCTCAAAAACCATCCAATTGACATTGGAATCCGCCTTTTGAGAAGTTAAGTAGGACAGTAACTTTTCGGTGGGCATATTCCCCGTAAGTTCGTCCTTGGCCATAGGACAACCGCCAAAACCCTGAACTGCACCATCAAATCTGCGACAACCTGCCTTATAAGCCGCTTCTACTTTTTCGTGCCATTTTGTGGGTGTCGTGTGAAGATGTGCCCCGAACTCAATATGGGGATAAGCAGGTATCAAATGGGCAAATAAATAGTCAATGGTTTCGGGATCTGAAGTTCCCACGGTATCCGAG
This window of the Maribacter cobaltidurans genome carries:
- a CDS encoding HTTM domain-containing protein, which encodes MGSIIEKYIKAPMEAAPLAVFRIFFGFMMLFSIIRFWANGWIDKLYIQPKFFFSYYGFEWIKPLGDLTYLLFIVCGVSAFFVALGYRYKTAIVIFFLSFTYIELMDKTTYLNHYYFISILSFLMIFLPANTYFSVDAWRNRTKAFQYIPAWSVNSIKLLLGIVYFYAGLAKLNSDWLLKAMPLKIWLPSKFDIPYIGGLLGQEWVQYAFSWSGALYDLAIPFLLLVKRTRPYAFLLVIIFHVLTRVLFPIGMFPYIMIVSALIFFDADVHQRILNGVAKIFKIDVGRFKNNMAFKYRSPLRRKFVLGLISIFFIIQLTFPFRYLLYPGELFWTEEGYRFSWRVMLMEKTGYAQFKIVNGDTGRWFYVNNSDFLTPFQEKQMAFQPDFILEYAHFLKNHFEKDGHKSVEVYVDCKVSLNGRLSTQFIDPKIDLTSQKESFLHKNWITPFKDEIKGI
- a CDS encoding imelysin family protein, which encodes MKKFFGIICILAIIGACSDDSIGEGEPNPSPGEGEMFERSSMLVNWADNIIIPSYTEFSSDLATLKASLEAYQSDVNETNLIELRSSWIAAYTTWQHVAMFEIGPAESVGYQLNMNIYPTDSEKIESFIINDNYDLSLSSNRDAKGFPALDYLINGLGENDAAIVTRYNGTEKEPLFAYLNSVVDDMVNLTDSVLSEWTGGYRDTFVANDGASATASVDRLVNDYIFYFEKYLRAGKMGIPLGVFSGSPLPQNVEAYYKGDISKTLFLEGLNAVQNFFNGKSFGTNGNGESLATYLDELNSVKNGEDLALLINKQFDLAREAVLGLSTFRGEIENNNPPTDMLLAYDEVQKAVPLLKVDMVSAMSISIDFVDADGD
- a CDS encoding DUF4856 domain-containing protein: MRKFTYSLMLFTGIFFISCSSDDDGIDITTCADGVMNGDETGVDCGGSCAPCETAIENPTNYVFTRDGQNTVSFDGQTTRIKMGQELLSTFNVPTNSLQKLTGMFAHEEGADDFEDASLNASDKSLRSKVAASADYFSTNATDQALIRTKVDGFISAQVNEVYPNWEVAAAAGTAGQIADGERTRYVSGQGLEYNQLFAKSLIGSLMADQMLNNYLSPSVLDEGENIDNNDEGVVEEGKPYTTMEHKWDEAYGYAYGLNADPSNPNADLGADSFLNEYIERADSDDDFSGIADEIFQAFKLGRAAIVAKKYDVRDQQANIIRENISKVIAIRAIYYLQGGKSKLSLETPNYGGAFHSLSEAYGFIYSLQFTRKPNTGEPYFSKSETEAFLTSLLEDGENGLWDVTPDTLDTISEAIAARFDFTVAQAAE
- a CDS encoding FG-GAP repeat domain-containing protein, with protein sequence MKKVTFAMLQFGLFCMIATCSLFGQNVEEGNFKKTVLTRDFISEGVAVADLNKDGLLDIIAGYYWFEAPNWEKHELAPSRVFDPYEEYSESFLNLGMDVNLDGWDDVVIIDYPGKAGFWFENPKVENQQWEKHMIADSMGIANESPGFVDIDGDGRLDILCGDVEKKQIVWLQAPLKSGEKEWKRHALSAENVPGTDRYSHGIGYGDLNKDGIKDVVIADGWFEGKKNKSSGDWKFHKTSLGEPCSHMQVLDVNGDGQQDVVSASAHKLGIWWHEQLQDGSFNTHLMSETTAQTHSSIMADLNGDGKEDYITGKRFLAHNGRDEGDADTPYLLWFEFTPGIAPYFKEHILDDDSGAGLNIVARDVNGNGKADIVISNKNGVFLFENRISAE
- a CDS encoding PVC-type heme-binding CxxCH protein, encoding MKKHKMARLYIKVVLAFVFVASCKQNEGKEKIVQSVERDSTVINREYTLEASMLGYFAPDGTRNPILKANKGDRVRITIINMENMTHDISMENLGITSKTLNEVGESASITFWADSDDTYFCTVPGHRAAGMVGEFKIVDGNFSTSVIAGIVPFKNGKPINVGFERGNLSDWKGQGDAFKNPLFTRADSIHKLNTKIGFDGDYFVSSGGTKDSEKTGILTSIPFTVIHPFASFKVSGGAMEETRVELVSKDDDKVIFKTTGQGRTNMQPVVVDLTEYLDREIFIRIIDNETGLSPIPYIGPDELAHISFDDFLFYPVRPQFDNELKQEDIIVMPPLDPIINAGLSGKEAAKAMTLPAGFEITLAAAEPDVVRPISFTIDARGRLWVVEGHTYPVPAEEGKGRDRILIFEDTNGDGTLDKRKVFMEGLNMASGIEVGMGGVWLGAAPYLMFIPTDFENDEPKGEPEILLDGWGLDDTHEVLNNLRWGPDGWLYGVHGVFTHSKVGKPGTPEDERTKVNAAVWRYHPTRHEFEVFSHGTSNPWGIDFNDYGHPFITVCVIPHMYHVIQGARYERQGGEHFNPYTYDDIKTIADHRHYLGDRGPHAGNFRSAAAGGGHAHAGAMIYLGGDTWPKEYRNTIFMNNINGAIMNNDQLTREGSGYVASHRKDFIIMNDSWSQWLNFKYDASGSVYVIDWYDQNQCHSPNPDVHDKTLGRIFKISHNNDKWVQEDLYKASDMELVNYQLHGNDWYVRQARTILQERGGNPEIHTALKKIIDENPDITKRLRALWTLHVTNGLDENYVNELLGDQDEYMRSWTVQLAMEDKKVLDETLQVFVDMAKQDESPLVRLYLASAMQRMEESKRWEILGALLQREEDVDDHNLPLMLWYAAEPMTELDAERMLDLAEKSKFSTILEYTLRKIASDKSVTSKSILTKFKNKNSEKAIAHSSMIDSLLTE
- a CDS encoding 3-keto-disaccharide hydrolase, translating into MKKYIAIFLFFLLASCQDSPSNYTTTLFNGENFHGWEGDTLNIWRIENEEIVGGSLTETVDHNYFLVTKDTFDDFILKLKIKLLGEEGFVNSGIQFRSKRMSDPDYEMIGYQADFGEGYWISLYDESRRNRTLVAPDSAQVLEWIKINDWNDYEIRAENRRIRLYINGHQSIDYTEADETIPQTGLIGIQIHGGGKAQVHVKEITIQELNNTQPN